The Oryza sativa Japonica Group chromosome 11, ASM3414082v1 DNA window aaggggaggcCGGGGGTTTAAGgaggcggcaatgtcggtttggggaaccgacttgcgcggtcaagagcgcgagctggcgctcggctagcggccaaattggcgacagggaggatgacgccggcggagaggtaaaggggaaaaaggaggggagaaagggggcttgcccctttgccggttcgggaaaaaggaggaggggagcggggcgacgcggcagagggagggggcgctgcctccgtcccttggcggcttgcgcgcggagtggcggggccgggtgatgacgacggcgatgacggggGGAACGtcttggagcggagcggcgacaccgGCGACAGGCGCgcgcagaggctgacggcggcggcgaccgggcggtcggccacgcgcgcgcggctcgcAACGGGAAGGCGCGGCGGATGgtgcggcgcggctcggcacgcgcgctggctgcggggccgagcggctgcaggctgcaggcggcagggcagcgggaccgggcggcatccacgcgggcgcgcgcgagcaacggcccgcggggagcggcagcgagggatgGGGAGACGGAGAGCGAGGGGGGGGGCGCTCGGGGCGGCGCGCGAGCAGCGTGCGGGCGAGGctgagcgggggggggggggggtgcgcgcgccgggggagagagagagagagagagagagagagagagctctcgGGAGAgtgggccggggagggagagggagatgggccgagcgagtTTTGGCCCATCGACCTTGGGGGAGGTAAACTAGACTTTGCGGAGGgattttgatttggaaggaattggattcggagatgaactcgacgatagatcggggattgagatcatGAGATGGCACgggcactagacaacaagcaaggaaacaaatttcgcaattagggtttttaagagataattttcccgctaggcgccacgacggaacgggcgctacaacaCATTAGGGCCGGATCATATATAGTGTTTTTCTTCCTCCATTTGATCAGACGGGCACAGTCGAGTcaatctactactccctccgtttcgaaatgtttgacgccgttgactttttatcacatatttgaccgttcgtcttattcaaaaaatttaagtaattattaattccttttctatcatttgattcattgttaaatatatttttatgtaggtatataattttacatatttcataaaagtttttgaataaaacgaacggtcaaacatgtgctaaaaagtcaacggtgtcaaacattttgaaacggagggagtacgtactttCATCAAGTTCTCGTACACAAAATTAATTGGTTTCTATGCATGtcctaattaattaaggatcTCTTAAACATTTATTCTTTTGCTAGGTAAGAATCTCCCAACAAAATCTGCAGGTTCGATGGCTAATCTGCTCTGTACCGCTAattaattagtttatttttttttctcttccgacAAATTTGGGTAATTGGGTTGTACGTCGTGCTGAGTTATATATGTGcaatatactactagtagtcATTTACCTCTAAGTTAGAactgaatattaattaattaaacatttttaaaacatGTATTATAAATATGTACTTGGCTTCTAAAGTCACATACATAATCCATCCTCACATGTTTTTCATTAGACTTGTTTTAATTGTTCAGTATTTTCATAATTAAATATAAAGTTGTACTTAATTTGCTTGGAatctgaattttaattttataatactaTAATAATGAAATTGGAGTGAATCATTAATTGTGAAGTTGTACTTGCTTTGACTCAAGTTTAGTATTTTGCAGATTTTTTTGGAACTATTTTGTAAACTAACAAGTCTAAAAAATCAATTAAGAAGTGCAAAGTTGCAACTGATGTGAACTCTCTCTTAATCTGAGCTAGTATTATAATTCGGTGTCATCTAGAGATGGCCATATGcattcaatttttttccaaTTGATTAACATGGATGTTTGCTCAGATTAATTTATTAATAGAGGGAGGATAGCAAACAGGTTAATTGTAAAGCTActatatgttttcttttttactaaACACTGTAAAACTAGTATAGCTGGaggatttgtttatttttctctattttcttcCTTTAGGTAATTTGTCTGTTCTGTGCTTGTTAAGGTACGCAAAGAGAATATTATTTCCCAGGAAAAGGTGCTCCAAGCATTTGATAATGCCCTTCAGAAGCATCTTAATCCAATTCATCGGTAAGATATGTCAATCAAAGCTAGGGTGATTTTTAGAACAATTATGATTCAAATATACTAACCCTTTTTCTCCTTCACTTCTTTGGTTGCAGATCCCTTGAATCCCTTACCGAACGAATTGATACTCTGACTCATGAAGTGGTATTGGATCTAACACATTTCACTCTATTAAAAATAACTACTCCGTACCTCATTAAAAATAACACATTTCACCTCATTATTGATTTTTATCAACAAACAAGTTTGTACATAAACTGCAATTTCTTAGGGTTTGCTCGAGACAGACAAATGTCCTAGCTTATAATAATTTTCCTTTTAATTTGTAGGGACAGATCAAACAATCAAACCCTAACCATCATGCCAATGAGCATTACAGGTATGTCATATTTGCAACTATGCATAAATGATTCCTATCAGTCGTGCATTATTAATTCTAAATTATAGAATTATCAAGTAAATGAACTAAAGCATTTAAAGTATcggtaattcttttttttttcaaaatttggaactgtctaataaaattaaattacttatgccaaaatttaatactccataATTAAAGAACAATAAATGTGAATATATATGTACATTCCATAATTAAATATTatgaattaataattaaaatataagttTTTCATATATGAGTGCATTGAAAGAGAAAACTATtcaataattttgttaagtaggAATCAAATCATGGGttaacatttttttcctttcttgtgAGTGACGCGGTTTAACAAATAACAATTAATCCATACTAATCACTTCAGTGATCTACTATAGTACCATATATGTTCGTTAAAAAAACATTATCCTTTGGAATATACTTAATGAAAAAATagattcgttcaaaaaaaaactcagtACTATATATTGATGACGCTATCTATTTAtgtagtttctttaaactattttgccaTGTTCATTCCCTGTTCTGGTAGTATTGTAGTTGTAAACTTCAGACAATTTGAAGTAATACCATACATTTCGGATGACATTGGTGTTTCACACTAAAAAGTACTGTGCTTGTGTCTGTACTGTAGATCAGAAGCAAATCAAGATGCTGCTGGATTTGCTCATTATGGGGAAGCTGTTGAGTTGAGATTCCTCAATAAGTTGAAGCCTCGTCTTTATTATACACAGGAAAAAATTACAGCAGAGGATGGCACGGTTATCCAAATTGCCTTATTTAAGGATAACCAGATAGTTAAATCCGGTCCACTTTCTTCTGCAAGAATTGAATTTGTGGCTCTTGAAGGTGACTTTAATGATGTTGCCCCTGAAAATTGGACCGAGTATATGTTCAATCAGAACATAGCAAGATCCCCAAAAGGGCCTGTGTTAGGAGGAGTTTGTCAAATCAAGCTGAAGAATGGGGAGGCCTCTCCTTCTGGCATCTCTTTCGTTGTACCATCTTCAAAGAGTAGAAGCGGAATGTTCATTCTGGCAGCAAGAGTTCATAGCAGTGACAAAGCCGGGTTCCGGATTATGGAAGCCTTGATGAATCCTGTTGAGGTGCAGGTTTACCGAAACAAAGGTATATccttcagaattgcatcttgcTGTTCTGTAGTTTGTTTTGATGCGTGTGCTATTATGCAATTCTGAACCTCTCAGTCAGTGACTGTAGAAAAACTCTTCTTTCATAGGGTTATCTTTGAAATTAAAGAGATCGCATAATCGGCATTGTATGATCTATTGACATTTTCTCTCCTGTTTCCTTTTTCCAGCAAATATAAATAGTGACACTCCAAAATTGAAAGATGATGTATACCGTTTAAAGGGAATTTCAAAAAAGGGAACTCGCTTCGATTGGCTTAAACATAATGGGATCAACACTGTGGAGGATATGTTAAAGGCTTTAAATAAGAACGAAAAGAAGATTCGCACTGTAAGGCCTCTGGGATTCCCCAATCATTCTATTTCTCAAGCACACAAAAATTAGGCCCTTAGAAATTAGCATTGCTTTGCGTGTTTATGCAAATTAGAACCTTTCTTTGTATATCAGGACAGCAAGCAATTTACCtttcaatgtcatgaaatagtAGAAACATAAGTAAATTAATGTCTCAACTCCAATTCTAAAATGATATGTTTATCATGCAGTAAATATTCGTTTTGACAAAATGAAATTATCTTATACATTTCTTGACGTTCAGGAGTGCTTCAAGCTAGAGAAGAACAGCAAGGATTGGAAAGAAACAGTTAAACATGCTAGAAAGTGTGATCTCGAAGGCAATTGCAACCTGAAATCATATAGAGTTGAAGAGAAACATGTTGTACTCTTCTTTAACTGCGTACATGATCTCGTTGGAGCACAATTTCATGATGGCTATGTTACAAAGGACAATTTCAATTCAGATCAGCAGGTATACATTGGTATCTGCATTCTTCTACCGATCCAAACTTTGACGTGTGAACTCAGAACAGTACGTGCAATTTCTATTTCAGGATGCCGTGAATTGTTTGAAAAAACAAGCGTATGATGCTCTGGATGACATTGCCTTCGATGACAAAATGAAAGACAACTATCCAGTATCTTTGTCTTCAGCTATGAACACAAGCATTACTGATGGTGATGCTTCCATTCCCTTAACAGACAGAGCAGGAACAAATTATCCAGATCTCCATGTTACATCTCAAGGTAGGTCAATGGTCTTCTTCTCTTGTCTTTGATCTCAGACATAACGCGTGATGATTTACTGTTTGGTGCTGCAGCAGTTGGGAATTCTCATCATGCTGAGATTTATCAAGAACCTGAACTGCTTCAAGCATTACTGAACTATAATAGTGCCTGTGAGATAGAACCAAGTATGGTAGAATTAATTCCAACAGAAGAATACTGCAGGATTTATTTGAagaatatttttgttttgataATGATGAGGTCTGTAAAAAAATTTCAGATGAAGGTTATCGAGCAGGTGCTGTGGCTCAGATCTACGGTGGATTTTCTGAAGTTGACATCCCTATTGGGTGCTATATTGGTCAGACATCTGAAGTAAGTGTTGTTTCTGTTCAATCCACTCAGTATGTAACATCCTCACTTtctagaaaatggattaaaagcCAGCCTCTACATCGAAACCAGACATACACAGCCAACTGTAACATTCTTACTGGAACAGAGATGAAATTATTGTCGATTTGTCATGCTACTAGTTGAACATAACTCCTGAAATCATCCAATTGCTAGCTTTTTCATCCCAATATAAGTTATAAGTTATTTTTCCTGATGCCAATAAGGTCTACAGCTTGAACATATGTAAGGCATACCCATGAATATGAGTCTGTCTCtaagtattattatttttttaacgaaCCGGTACGAGATCGTGCCattttcattgaatagagaagAAAACAGTTGCATCGCCAAGGGTCCATCAGTATCAATCTATTCGTGATAGACTGTGTCTGTCTCTTATTATTGAGATCACTGCATTTCTGCATCTTTCTCCTATCACGCCCACACTCATTGCATGCTAACGAGTCTTCTTTTTTTGTAGGGTACTTCTTCTGGAGGCAATGCCTTGATCGGACTGATGAATATGTCACAGAATGGCAGCGATGGCAGCAATATTGCAGAACTGATTGACAACGACATTGATCCTTATCAGTACATCATTTAACTGAACCAGAACAGGGGCGCATGCTCACAACTCTAGGACCGTTTTTACTGAAGTCTCGTCGCTCTGCATATCCAGGACCGTTTTTACTGAAGTCTGAAGGATCTGTTTCTAGCCAGTACGCTTGCTGGCTATTTATCTTCTCCCTGTTATTTACCCTAATGAGCAGCGGGTGTATTagcatatttatatatacaccTTGAACTGTAATTTTCTGACAATGGTTTCATAAATTAAATTGTTAGTCATCGCTGGAACTTTTTAAGCAACTGTAAGCATATTACAAAGTATTTCTTCCGTTCTTTTCTACACATGGCTGCCTTGCCTCCATCACCATCTCCTGAATCACTGGACGTGGCCCCATCATTTcatttatacttatacttatcttttttttaagtaaacgGATTTTTTCCACTACAAATATCAAGGAAAAGTAACATAAGGAGAAAAATCTAAGAAATACTATTGACAAACACCCAAATCCAAGAAATATCATCGATGAAGTGCAAGTTCCATAAAATGCTATTGTACAAGCGATTTGGTTCTAGAAATAACATCGTCATTAGAGTTCTATCCATCTCGCGTCGTTAATGTATATACATTGTTTATCCTATAGCACTTAATGGAGGGCTATTAACAAAACCCTAGTAGCGATGATATTTCTGGGATAAAGTCTTGCACAATGGCATTCATGGAACTCGTACTCGTCGATGGAATTTCTTTTTGGAATTGAGTGCTTGTCTATAGAATTTCTTAGATTTTCTCTATAAGGAGAAAACTCGGAGGAATAGAAACCCAGGTTATAAAGCAACTAGAAGAAACACCCTCCTGCGCTAGCATGTGTGCTACCGTGTTCGCCGTTCGACGGACCCAACAAAACTTCGTCTCTTGGAAACCAACTAAAGTGTACTTCAAATCTTGAGTGGCTTattagcaacaaaaaaaaaatgatttgtggGTAAACTTTTATATGCGTATCCATAgcaattcaaaaataaattatgtaaaataaataatgataaaagaACCACAAAACCAACTCTTGATTCAAATTTGGGCTTATAAGCATAATAATTGTTGTGCGTTGGGTTTAGCCGTATTTGAATTTGATCATCTCAAAGTTAGGtttccaacaaaaaaaataactatttcATAATTCTATGcattcatatttatattttttttactaacataTAAAAACCAAACTGATATTCAGAATTAGAGCACCATATCAGAGATTCAGGGCTTGTTTGGATGACTACTCCAACTTGCCAAGCCACAAGCTAGCTCGTGCCACAAGTTTGGCGAATGATTTGAGAGCCACAACTTAGGCTAAGAAATTTGTGGCAAAGTAGTTCATGAGCACCTAATTTCTTGTGGCAGGCTAATGTGTGGTAAGCAAACAAACATATGCTAACTACCTGTGGCACGCCGAACTTGAGGCGCGGCAAACTGTGGCACCTATCCAAACAGGCCCTCCGAGCCTTTGTTTTGGCTAAGATGACAAAATCGATTT harbors:
- the LOC9272722 gene encoding calmodulin-binding protein 60 A, which produces MPPKRKSPPPPPPHGPVVVVPPPPYRRRLEIIDLPQGAAAPTTPTPGKWQLPRVPIAFIALYFIVLVEGKSNRRIRRVVRKENIISQEKVLQAFDNALQKHLNPIHRSLESLTERIDTLTHEVGQIKQSNPNHHANEHYRSEANQDAAGFAHYGEAVELRFLNKLKPRLYYTQEKITAEDGTVIQIALFKDNQIVKSGPLSSARIEFVALEGDFNDVAPENWTEYMFNQNIARSPKGPVLGGVCQIKLKNGEASPSGISFVVPSSKSRSGMFILAARVHSSDKAGFRIMEALMNPVEVQVYRNKANINSDTPKLKDDVYRLKGISKKGTRFDWLKHNGINTVEDMLKALNKNEKKIRTECFKLEKNSKDWKETVKHARKCDLEGNCNLKSYRVEEKHVVLFFNCVHDLVGAQFHDGYVTKDNFNSDQQDAVNCLKKQAYDALDDIAFDDKMKDNYPVSLSSAMNTSITDGDASIPLTDRAGTNYPDLHVTSQAVGNSHHAEIYQEPELLQALLNYNSACEIEPNEGYRAGAVAQIYGGFSEVDIPIGCYIGQTSEGTSSGGNALIGLMNMSQNGSDGSNIAELIDNDIDPYQYII